The Vibrio aerogenes nucleotide sequence AACAACTCAGATTCGATGAGATCCTTTGGTATTGCTGCCATATTCAAAGCAATAAATGGCTTTTGTGAGCGCGGGCTATGTCTGTGTAATGCATGTGCAACTAACTCTTTCCCTGTCCCTGATTCACCATTAATCAGAACCGAAATAGAAGAACGTGAAAGACGGCCTATTGCTCTGAATACTTCCTGCATTGCGGGTGCTTCTCCAATGATCTCCTGAGTATCATCGGCATTTGTGATTTGATCTGAGTGCTCTCTTTTCTGTTCCTGACTATGTGCGATAGCTCGTTCGACTAAAGTGAGTGTCTCATCGACATCAAATGGTTTGGGGAGATATTCGAAAGCTCCCTTTTGGTAAGCGTTGACTGCTGCATCTAAATCTGAGTGAGCTGTCATAATGATAATTGGTAATTCAGGAGATGATGCATGCACTTGATTAAGTAGCTCGATTCCATCGATACCCGGCATTCTGATATCGGATACAAGCACATCGGGGATTTCTCGCTCTAAAGCCATCAAGACGCTTTCTGCGTCAGAAAACGTTTCACATTTAATATTGGCAGATGACAAAGTTTTCTCCATAACCCAACGGATTGAACTGTCGTCATCAACAACCCAGACATATCCTTTGCTCATATCATCTTTTCCTTTATATCTTTATTTTATTGGTAAATAAATTGTAAATGCGGTTCTTCCGGGCCAGCTCTCTACGTCGATTTTACCGCCATGTTGATCGATGAGGTTTTGAGAGATGGACAGGCCTAATCCACTCCCTCCTTCTCTGCCGCTGACCATAGGATAAAAAAGAGTATCCTGTAGTTTCGAGGGAATACCCGGGCCGTTATCAATGATTTCAATGCGTGCAACCAACTTATGTCGCTGTCCGTGAATATTAGCCTGATGCACCGTTCTGGTGCGAAGAATTATTTTGCCGTGAGCTTGCTTTGTAAGGATCTGAGCGGCATTGTTAACGATGTTGAGTAATGCCTGTTCTATTTGGTCTGTATCCATAATAATATCTGGCAGGCTCGGGTCATAATCCCGCTCTATAACCAGGTTTGCATTTGCATCTAATTCAACAAGTTGCCTTACTTTTTCTAAGATTAGGTGCAGGTTTTCCGAATATTTATTACCTGGTTTTTGTGGGCCTAAGAGACGATCAACCAAAGCTCTTAATCTGTCTGCCTGCTCAATTATTATTTGAGTATATTCTGTCAGACTTTGGTCCGGCAGAGTTCTCTCAAGCAATTGGGCTGCTCCCCTTAATCCACCAAGTGGATTTTTTATTTCGTGGGCTAATCCCCGGATCAGTAACTTGGCTGCCTGTTGCTGAGCATGTTGGTTTAATTCCTGACTTAGTCTTCGTTGTTGTCCTATTTTTCTCATTTCAATCAATAGCATAAGTTTTTTTTGCCATGTAATAGGACTGACGGTGACCTCAAGCATTAATGGTTTACCATCCACGACAAATGTCACATCGCTGTCCGTGATGCTTTGACCACTTTGTAATGGTTGGGAAAGCAAAGCGAGATCCATTGATGCATGTTGAATCAGGTTAGATAGAGGCTGATCAATAATTCTTTTAACACTTTGAGAAAATAGTTGCTCTGCTGCCGGATTAGCATATCGAACACACAAGGACTCATCCAGAATCAGCGTGGATGTTACAATATTATTTAATATTGTTTCACAAAGTTCACTACCCATCGTGCACCTTCTATGCTCAATAATGATGCGCACCAAATTGGTGCGATGATAAAATAAGTATGATGTAATAAAAGATAAAAACAAGGCTTTGTTACTGAAATAGCGGTGAAAATAGAGGGTTATTTCAGATTAACAATCTTAAGAACTAGCGATGTCTATCTATATCAGAAGATGCAATTATCTTGCCTGATGAACCGAAAAGTTGAGAGATTATGAGTTAGGATTTCAAGCTTGTAGATTCAATGATTGTGAATAAAAAAACCTGCCATATGGCAGGTTTTTTTTCAGATAAAATCACATGTAATGATTCATATGGTGCATTAAACAGAATAGTACATTTCAAACTCAACAGGGTGAGTTGTCATGTTAAGTTTCTCGACATCCTGAGCTTTCAAGTCAATATAAGAATTGATGAAGTCATCTGAGAATACACCACCTTCAGTCAGGAATGCGCGGTCAGCATCCAAAGCTGCCAGTGCTTGATCTAATGATTCAGCAACTGTTGGAATCTGAGCTGCTTCTTCTGCTGGCAGATCATATAAGTCTTTGTCTGCTGCATCTCCTGGGTGAATCTTATTCTTAATTCCGTCAAGGCCTGCCATCAGCATTGCTGCAAACGCAAGATAAGGGTTAGCCGTTGGATCAGGGAAACGAACTTCGATACGACGCGCTTTCGGACTTGGGACGACAGGAATACGGATTGATGCTGAACGGTTACGAGCTGAGTAAGCAAGCATTACAGGTGCTTCGAATCCTGGAACCAAACGCTTATATGAGTTTGTTGATGCGTTAGCAAAAGCGTTGATTGCGCGTGCGTGCTTGATGATACCGCCAATGTAGTAAAGTGCTGTTTCAGACAAGCCGCCGTATTTATCACCAGCAAACAGGTTTACACCATCTTTAGCCAGTGATTGGTGGCAGTGCATACCCGAGCCATTATCACCTACAAGTGGTTTAGGCATAAACGTTGCAGTTTTATCGTATGCATGAGCAACATTATGAACAACATACTTATAAATCTGTATTTCGTCTGCTTTTGATGTCAGCGTATTAAACCGGCAAGCGATTTCGTTTTGACCTGCTGTCGCAACTTCATGGTGATGCGCTTCAACAACTAAGCCCATTTCTTCCATAATCAAACACATTGCAGAACGAATGTCTTGAGATGAATCAACAGGTGCCACCGGGAAATACCCGCCTTTTACACCAGGACGGTGGCCTTTGTTTCCACCTTCAAGACTCGCACCCGTGTTCCATACAGCTTCAATATCATCAATTGAATACATTGCGCCAGACATGCCACTATTGAACTTCACGTCATCGAACAGGAAGAATTCTGGTTCAGGGCCGAATAATACTGTATCGGCAATACCAGCAGAACGCATGTAGTCCTCAGCTCTTTTAGCAATAGAGCGAGGGTCACGGTCATATCCCTGCATTGTTGTTGGTTCAAGTACATCACAACGGATATTCAACGTTGAATCTTCAGTGAATGGATCCAACACAGCAGTTGATGCATCTGGCATCAAAACCATGTCAGATTCATTAATCCCTTTCCAGCCAGCAACAGAAGAACCATCGAACATTTTACCTTCTTCGAAGAAGTCTGCATCGATTTGGTGAGCAGGAATAGAAACGTGCTGCTCCTTACCTTTTGTATCTGTAAAGCGTAAGTCAACAAACTTAACTTCGTTCTCTTGGATCAGCGATAAAACATTTTCTACTGACATCTTGGATAACCTCCAGTGTTAAAAAATCGGTAAAAGCGCAATTTGGTTGGCAAATTAAACTTCAATTAATGTTTATGCATTTAGTTAACTGAAGCTAAAATTCGACTAGCCAGAATCATGCCATGACTATAAATCCTTTTAATTCAATATATTAATAGTAAAAAGTGATTTTTACCAAAGTTCATTGCACTAAAATGATTCGTGTGTTGCACCAACTTGGTGTGTTAAATTAGCGGATGCACCAATTTTGAAAAATATACTCATATTCAGCACCATGAATAGGCAACTTGTCAAATCAGATCATCCTGCTTTTCATTTGTTTATGCTTTATATCAAAAATCGGGATGTAATGGTTATCATTATTATTAAGATAATTGTTTTTTCCTGATGGACTATATTATTCAGGTGCCTTCAGGTTCTTTTTCTGTGTTTTATCGTATCTAATCATGTTTCAGGTCACATATTTCTGGGCATTTCGTCAAAATCTGGTACATTATTGAGCGTTTTTTAACTCTGAAAGGGCATTGTTTGATTGATGATGGAAACAGTGCCTGAACTTAATAAGTGATAGTAAATCCATGACAACTCCACAGATTGATAAATTAAGAAATATTGCAATTATTGCACACGTTGACCACGGGAAGACAACCCTTGTCGACAAGCTGTTACAACAATCCGGGACTCTACAGTCTCGTGGTGAAGTTGAAGAACGGGTCATGGACTCGAACGATATCGAAAAGGAACGTGGGATAACGATTCTGGCTAAGAATACCGCGATTCTCTGGAACGACTATCGAATCAACATTGTTGATACTCCCGGACACGCGGACTTTGGTGGTGAAGTTGAGCGGATTATGTCGATGGTCGATTGTGTGTTGCTGATTGTTGACGCTGTTGATGGTCCAATGCCTCAAACTCGTTTCGTCACTCAAAAAGCATTTGCTCATGGTTTAAAACCGATCGTTGTAATTAATAAGATCGACCGTCCGGGCGCACGGCCGGACTGGGTCATGGATCAGGTCTTTGACCTTTTTGATAATCTGGGTGCAACTGATGAACAGCTGGACTTTCAGGTAGTTTATGCATCAGCACTGAATGGTTGGGCTTCGTTAGATGAAGGTGAAACAACCGAAAATATGGAAGCTTTGTTCCAGGCGATTGTTGATAACGTCGAAGCTCCAAAAGTTGACCTGGAAGGTCCTCTGCAGATGCAAATTTCTCAATTGGATTATAGTTCATACGTCGGTGTTATCGGTGTTGCTCGTGTAACCAGAGGTAAGGTTAAACCGAACCAGCAGGTAACCGTTATTGGCGCTGATGGTAAGACCCGTAATGGTAAAGTGGGTACAGTATTGGGTTATCTTGGGCTTGAGCGTCATGAAGTTGAACAAGCGACTGCGGGTGATATTGTGGCGATTACCGGTCTTGGAGAATTAAAGATTTCAGATACCATCTGTGATACAAATGCTGTTGAAGCAATGAAGCCATTATCTGTTGATGAACCGACGGTGACGATGACATTTCAGGTCAATACCTCTCCGTTTGCCGGCAAAGAAGGTAAATTTGTTACTTCAAGAAATATCCTGGAACGCCTGGAAAAAGAGCTGGTTCATAACGTCGCGTTACGTGTAGAGCAGACTGATGATCCTGATAAATTCCGTGTGTCAGGTCGTGGTGAGCTCCATCTTTCTATCTTAATTGAGAATATGCGCCGTGAAGGATTTGAATTAGCTGTTTCGCGTCCTGAGGTCATCATTAAGGAAGAAAATGGTCAACTGATGGAACCGTTTGAAACCGTTACGATTGATGTGCTGGAAGAACACCAGGGTGGGATTATGGAGAATATTGGCTTGCGTAAGGGCGAGCTGAAAGACATGTCTCCTGATGGAAAAGGTCGTGTTCGTATGGATTTTGATATGCCATCCCGTGGTTTGATTGGGTTCCAGACTGAATTTATGACACTGACATCTGGTTCTGGTCTGCTTTATCACACATTCGATCACTATGGACCGCACAAAGGCGGCACAATTGGCCAGCGAAATAATGGTGTTCTGATATCGAATGCAACCGGTAAGGCACTGACTTATGCACTGTTTAACCTTCAGGATCGTGGAAGACTGTTTGCAGAACACGCAGATGAAGTGTATGAAGGTCAGGTCATTGGTATCCATAACCGTTCGAATGACCTGACAGTGAACTGTCTGAAGGGTAAGCAACTTACCAATGTCCGGGCTTCTGGTACAGATGAAGCTCAGGTTTTGTCCCCTGCAATTAAATATACGCTTGAGCAGGCACTTGAGTTCATTGATGATGATGAGCTGGTGGAAGTCACGCCTGAAAATATCCGGATCCGGAAAAAGCATTTGACGGAGAATGACAGAAAACGAGCTGCACGTACTGAAAAATAAATTGCTGGCAGCTTTCATAATGTCAATGTAAAGGGTGAAAATTTTTCACCCTTTTTTTATGGGTGTGACTGGTTCTCACTATATTAAACTGAGTTCGTTTGTCAGGTTTTTGTTGTATATTAAGCGCTGGATAGTTTAGCTGGGGAGAGTCTGTTTGAATTTATCGGCATATCTTATCTCATTGACGTCATATTTTGATTATTTGAGAGCCAGATTAAAGCATGACAGGATACATGTGAATGCGGGGTATCTTGCTTACATTTCTCTGTTGTCATTGGTTCCGATGTTGACAGTTCTTCTTTCTGTTTTATCAGCATTTTCTTTATTTGATGGTGTCGGTGATACGCTTCAGACTTTCATTATTTCACACTTTGTTCCCACTGCCGGAGAAGCGATTAATCAGGCTTTAAGAGAGTTTGTCTCGAATACCAGTAAAATGACAACATTTGGTGGGATATTTCTGTTCGTTGTTTCGCTTTCACTGATATCAAATATTGATAAAACGTTGAACTATATTTGGCGGGTAAAGAAGAAGCGTCGCTGGGCTCTTTCTTTTTCTGTCTACTGGACAATATTAACGCTTGGCCCCTTGTTTATGGGGACCAGTATTGCCGTTACTTCGTATGTCACTTCGCTGAATTTAATTGATAATGAGACATTTAACAGTGTCACTCAAATCTTATTACGCTGGTTACCTTTTCTGCTGACACTCTCTGTTTTTACCGGACTTTATATTTTTGTACCCAATACACCGGTTCAGGTCAGGCATGCTGTTTATGGTGCTTTTGTTGCTGCAATGTTGTTTGAGTTGAGCAAGAAATGTTTTGCACTATATATTACACACTTTCCTTCTTATCAGTTGATCTATGGTGCTATTGCTATTATCCCGATTTTATTTGTCTGGGTTTTTCTTTCCTGGCTAATCGTTTTACTTGGTGCTGAGGTGACGGCCTCACTCGGTGAGTATAATCTCTGGAGACAGGATGCAGACGTGATAGAATCAGAGCCTTTGTCTGGTCAAATGATTGAAACCGAAGAAAGGAAAAATTGTGATAGCATTGATTCAGAGGGTGTCTGAAGCTTCAGTAACGGTTGAGGGTGAAATCATTAGCGAAATTCGCCAGGGACTGTTGGTTTTATTAGGCGTTGAGAAAGACGATGATGAAGCAAAAGCGAAGCGTTTAGTTGACCGTGTGACGACATATCGTGTATTTGAAGATGAATCAGGAAAGATGAATAAAAATGTTCAGCAGGTAGATGGGGAATGTTTGGTCGTATCTCAGTTCACACTGCCGGCAGATACACGTAAAGGGACGAGAGCAGGTTTTTCCAGAGGCGCTAAGCCGGAAGATGCTGAACGTTTGTATGATTATTTTTCTGATTTATGTGAACAAGTTGTACCAACTGCCCGGGGAATCTTTGCAGCGGATATGAAAGTCGCTTTGGTAAATGATGGACCAGTTACTTTCTGGCTACAGGTTTAACTGACCCGTTTCGCTGATTATATGGACCATACTCATGTTTAAAATTATTAGCCCAACCACAGAAAATCAACTCAATAAGTATTATCAGTTTCGCTGGCAAATGCTGCGTGAGCCATGGCAAATGCCATTCGGCTCTGAGCGGGATGAATATGACTCGATGAGCCATCACCGCATGATTGTTGATTCCCGGGGAAGACCAATGGCTGCCGGACGTTTATACATCACGCCTGATTGTGAAGGTCAGATTCGCTATATGGCAGTCAAGTCCAATAGAAGGAATCGTGGTATGGGGGCTCTTTTACTGGTGACTCTGGAGTCTCTTGCCCGTCAGGAAGGTGCAAAAAGGTTGGTTTGTAATGCCAGGGAAGATGCCATTGGATTTTATGAAAAGAATGGTTTTGAACGGCGTGGTGAGCTTAGCGATGAAAAAGGGCCTGTTCGTCATCAGCAGATGGTGAAAGTTTTGGATCCTATGGTCAATGTTCAGCGAAAACCTCAGTGGTGTTCAGAGCTGCAGGAGCGTTGGGAGCACCAGATTCCGATCAGTGAGAAAATGGGGATCAAGGTGAATCAGTATACGGGCTATCAGTTTGAATGCAGCGCGCCTATCAACCCCAATCTGAACCCTCATGATACGATGTTTGCCGGCTCAGTGTTTACGCTTGCTACATTAACGGGTTGGGGCATGGCGTGGCTGTTGATGAAAGAACGTAATTTGTATGGTGATATTGTGCTTGTTGACAGCCGGATACGCTATCGTCATCCCATTATTCAAAGCCCGGTGGCTGTTACTTCGTTAGATGAAATCAGTGGTGATCTTGACCGGTTAGAATCCGGACGAAAAGCCCGGATTATCGTCAATGTCATCGTAAAAAGTGGCGATGAAAGTGCTGTGCAGTTTATCGGAACCTATATGCTGATTCCAAATTACAAAGCACTACTGGGACATCAATAGACCGGACCCATCATCCACTATGGTGTAGCCATATCGTTTGAGTGATTTTTCTCAGTTGCTGTACTCACATCTGATTGAAGTAAATTATATTGGCGATCAGCTTTTTTTAGTGAAAGCTGATCGGTACCAGTTTCAGCGAAATTCCAGTGTCCCCGAATGGTTAAATCTCCTTCTTCTGGTCCCAGAACTGTTTCCGGGAGGGTTATTCTCCCCCTATCCGCTGATATCAGTGTATCAGGCATGCTGAATTCAATATTCTTGTCATTCAATTGCAACATGCCATCACGAATACTCATCTGGAGTTTACCCGATAATGTATGTCCGAGGATCACTGAATCTCCCGATAAACCACTCGCTTTGAGATATAAATCAGAGAAACCTGTTAGTGGGAAAGGAAGCAAGTGGATAGGCTTTAAAGGCAGACTGTTGGCTTCCATATTTATTTCCCATGGCGCACCTTTATCCTGATAGGCCCATTTCCCGGAGGCTTTGATATATCCGTTATTATATGGAATAAACAGACGGTCCAGATACCAGTTATGTCCTGAGCTATGCATTTCCATGATGCCCTGGCTTGCAATTGTGTCGTCGTAGCTGAGACTATCGACCGAAAGACTTACTTTTCCGTTCCATAGTCCCCATTTGTTTTGTGATTTGATATGTGTATCTGAGGCATCAAGATTAATGCCTGAAAGTTGCCAATAGGGCTTTCGAGCCAGCTGAATGATTTGACTGTTTTGGATTTTGATATTGTCGGCTGATAGTTCGTTGAGGTGTTTTGTATAAGTTTTTAACCATGGGAATGTGGTGACAGTATCTTGCTCAATAAACCATTTGAGTCCGGTAACCTCTATTTCCTTTATGCTGATTTTTTCCGGGGTGAATTGACCAGAAAAATGAACATTTCCCTGTAAAATTGAAGCATTAAAATCTTCTATGTCAATTTTACGGGGCGATAAAAGGATACTCAGATCTGGCTCAATCCATTGGTAGTTGTCAATTGAAATACTGTCTGCACTCAAAGATAACCGGGCATCATTCTGTGTCCATACAGTATTTTCCTGCGGGCTGAACGACAAACCAGAAGCGGATAAGTCACAATTTATCAACTTGAGATGAGGGGAAGTGAACTGACTGGTCAGGAGATCTATGCGCTCTATTTTGTTGATTGAAAGTGAAGCCAGTTCCTGAAATTTATATCGTAATTGTTGAATTTGCGATAACGAGAGATCGAGTTTTTCTGCAGAAAGATGACTGACATTCCACTGTTGGTTGTGCTCGTTTGCCGATAAGGATATTTTTCCTTGTCTCCAGTTGAATGATAAGCTTTGTATTGAACTGTGATCTGCTATGTACTTACCGGTTAACAGTACGTTTTTAAATGACTCTCCCCGCCATAATATTGTCTTTATATACAGTTGAATATTTCCGGAAGGAAGGATGTTTAACTGACTATCCCGCCATTCAGGATGTTCGATTTGGATGTCGAGATTCTGCAGCACTGCGCCACTTTCTGTTGTGAAATTCACGTTTTTTGCGGCAAACTGATTCATCTTTATCAGAGAAGGTATAGATAAAACCGGTGGTGATGCCTTGATGTCAGCATCACTCATTAAAAATGAATCCAGAACGATCTGATGAATATTTGTTTGATAAGGATTGAACCAAAGATCAATGCTGCCGAACACAGGAGAGTCGGATGAAAGCATCGTATTTTGTAATTTGAAGTGAAAAGGGAAAATATAGGTCACTTTCTCAGTTTTGAAAGAAGGGAAATAGGTCTCTTTCAGGAGCCACTGAGTCGCGGGTGTCAGGTATTGGGTATTTAAAATAAATCCAATACCTGCGCAGACACTAACTATCAGAAGTGCAATAAAGAAAATACTTAATCGTATAATGCCGGCTTTTGTCATCGAATCAAATTTATCAAACAGTTGGCTAATTTTATGTAGGATGGTCTTGTTTCATTCGAAAATCAAGGATCTTATCTGGATGGTAAAACATTGAGCAAACAGGGAAATAATTATATCAGGAATTTGGTTCTGTTATATGTTTGCTGGTGCCAGGATCCCCCTTTTCATCGTTGATGAAAAGGGGGAAATCCGTTGAGACTAGTCTAACTGAGGACCAGCATTAACAAGTAATTTTCCTTCTTCGTTGTCAGTATATTTCTCAAAGTTTTTAATGAACCGGGAAGCCAAATCTTTTGCTTTGCTTTCCCACTGCAGCGGATCAATGTATGTATTCCGGGGATCTAAAATTTCAGGATCAACGCCAGGTAAAGCGGTTGGAGCTTCCAGATTAAAAACAGGAATTTTTTTCGTGGGTGCATTTTCAATAGAGCCGTCCAGTATTGCATCAATGATACAACGTGTATCCTGAATTGATATACGTTTGCCGGTGCCATTCCAGCCTGTATTGACCAGATAAGCCTCTGCACCAACGGATTCCATCCGTTTCACTAAAACATCCGCATATTTTGTTGGGTGAAGTGTTAAAAATGCAGCGCCGAAGCAGGCTGAGAATGTCGGGGTTGGTTCGGTAATTCCCCGTTCGGTACCTGCTAACTTCGCCGTGAAACCGGAAAGGAAATGGTATTTAGTCTGTTCAGGTGTCAGTTTAGATACAGGAGGAAGTACGCCGAATGCATCGGCAGATAAGAAAATGACTTTTTTAGCGTGCCCGCCTTTTGATATCGGCTTCACGATATTATCAATATGATAGATCGGATATGATACCCGTGTATTTTCAGTTTTTGAGCCATCATCAAAATCAATACTACCGTCATTTCTTACTGTGACATTTTCCAGTAAAGCATCGCGGCGGATGGCATTGTATATATCCGGTTCGGCTTCTTTGCATAGTTTGATTGTTTTGGCATAACATCCGCCTTCGAAGTTGAATACACCATCATCATCCCATCCATGCTCATCATCTCCTATTAGCGCACGTTTAGGATCGGTCGAAAGCGTGGTTTTTCCGGTTCCGGATAAGCCGAAGAAGATTGCAACATCACCCTCTTTTCCCATATTGGCTGAGCAATGCATCGAAGCAACACCTTTCAGTGGCAGAAAATAATTCATGATAGCAAATATGCCTTTTTTCATTTCTCCGCCATACCATGTGCCGCCAATAAGTTGCATTTTTTCTGTCAGATTAAACACAGTAAAGTTTTCGGAATTAAGTGCATGTTTTTCCCAGTCTGGATTAGTACATTTTGCACCATTCATCACCACAAAGTTTGGCTCAAATGTTTCAAGTTCTTCATCTGATGGACGAATAAACATATTTTTGACAAAGTGAGCCTGCCATGCAACTTCAGTAATAAACCGGACATTCAAACGGGTATCCGGATTGGCACCACAGTAGCCGTCAATGACGAACAGACGTTTATCAGATAACTGTTGCGTAACTAATTTTTTGAGATCATCCCATACAGCCTGAGTGATTGGCTTATTATCATTTTTGACATTTTCAGATGTCCACCAGAAGTTTTCTGTTGTGGTATCATCTTTGACAATAAATTTATCTTTCGGTGAACGGCCAGTAAAAACGCCGGTATCAACGGCAACAGCGCCCATTTCTGTCACGATTCCTTTCTCATAACCTTCCAGTTGGGGAGCTGTTTCCTCTTCAAATAATTGTTCGTAACTTGGGTTGTATACAATCTCCGTTACATTGTTGATGCCATAAGAAGTAAGATCGATGTTTGCAGCCTTTAATTTTTCCATTACGGTCATAGGTGCTCCTTTGTAGGGTATGTAGATAAATTTTTGTATAATTGTTGGAATTTTTATCTGTTCTCATGCTAGCAACGGTCTCTTTTTAAAACAGGGATGCGGCTCAAAAAATAACCACGATTCTCATGCATGCATAGCTATTTGAAACATTTGGTCTTGCTTGGTACAAGTCAGATAAACCTACATAATTCCGAAGATGTCGGGCTATGTCTGTATTTCAATAGTCTGGGTGACAACAAATTAATTGTAGTACGAATATTTTTGCTGAGGTGAAGAAATGAAAACCAGTCATGACTGGTTTTCATTTACGTGATTTGGAATGAAAAACGAACTAATGAATGGTTCTGTCTGAGTCCGGTTGTCCCGCAAAAAGTTGATTCACATCATCCTCGGTAAAGTGGTAAGTCGTACCACAATAATCGCAGTGAAGAGTGATGTGTCCGTCCTGCAAAATGAGCTTGTTGACTTCATCTGCCGGAAGTGTCGTAATCGCTCTGCCGGTTCTCTGTCTTGAACAGTTACACTGAAAAGCAACGGGTTGCGGTTGAAATAGTTTTATTTCTTCCTGATGGTATAAGCGATAGAGCAAATCATTTGCCTGAAGAGAGAATAGTTCTTCAGCTGAGATTGTTGCCGTCAGTTGTTCCAGATGTTCAAAGTCATCAGGTGATCCGGTGCCATCAGGTAAGACCTGTAACAACATACCAGCGGCATGTGTCTCACTGGTATGAATCCATAATTTTGTTTTGAGCTGTTCAGAATGCTCAAAATAGCCTTCAAGTACTTCTGCCAGATTATCACCGTCTAAGCCAACTATTCCCTGATATCTTTCACCCTGTTCGGGCTCAATTGTGATGACCAGGTGGCCTTTACCCATGAGCTGGTGCAATGTGGCACTTTCCGGAATTTCACCTTCCCACCGGGCAACGCCTCTGACCTGCTGATTATGATCGCCATTAATCACTGCTAAAGAGACTGCACCATCTCCCTGTAGCTGAATTGTAATGGACCCTTCAAACTTCATCGTTGCTGTCAGCAAGGTTGTCGCAACAAGTAATTCTCCCAGTAACGCTTTTACCGGGGCTGGATATGTCTGACCAGATGTTAACTGTTGATAAGTCTCATCCAGTTGTACCAGTTCACCACGTACCGATAAGTTTTCAAAAAGGTAGCGGTTT carries:
- a CDS encoding AsmA family protein; translation: MTKAGIIRLSIFFIALLIVSVCAGIGFILNTQYLTPATQWLLKETYFPSFKTEKVTYIFPFHFKLQNTMLSSDSPVFGSIDLWFNPYQTNIHQIVLDSFLMSDADIKASPPVLSIPSLIKMNQFAAKNVNFTTESGAVLQNLDIQIEHPEWRDSQLNILPSGNIQLYIKTILWRGESFKNVLLTGKYIADHSSIQSLSFNWRQGKISLSANEHNQQWNVSHLSAEKLDLSLSQIQQLRYKFQELASLSINKIERIDLLTSQFTSPHLKLINCDLSASGLSFSPQENTVWTQNDARLSLSADSISIDNYQWIEPDLSILLSPRKIDIEDFNASILQGNVHFSGQFTPEKISIKEIEVTGLKWFIEQDTVTTFPWLKTYTKHLNELSADNIKIQNSQIIQLARKPYWQLSGINLDASDTHIKSQNKWGLWNGKVSLSVDSLSYDDTIASQGIMEMHSSGHNWYLDRLFIPYNNGYIKASGKWAYQDKGAPWEINMEANSLPLKPIHLLPFPLTGFSDLYLKASGLSGDSVILGHTLSGKLQMSIRDGMLQLNDKNIEFSMPDTLISADRGRITLPETVLGPEEGDLTIRGHWNFAETGTDQLSLKKADRQYNLLQSDVSTATEKNHSNDMATP
- the pckA gene encoding phosphoenolpyruvate carboxykinase (ATP), which codes for MTVMEKLKAANIDLTSYGINNVTEIVYNPSYEQLFEEETAPQLEGYEKGIVTEMGAVAVDTGVFTGRSPKDKFIVKDDTTTENFWWTSENVKNDNKPITQAVWDDLKKLVTQQLSDKRLFVIDGYCGANPDTRLNVRFITEVAWQAHFVKNMFIRPSDEELETFEPNFVVMNGAKCTNPDWEKHALNSENFTVFNLTEKMQLIGGTWYGGEMKKGIFAIMNYFLPLKGVASMHCSANMGKEGDVAIFFGLSGTGKTTLSTDPKRALIGDDEHGWDDDGVFNFEGGCYAKTIKLCKEAEPDIYNAIRRDALLENVTVRNDGSIDFDDGSKTENTRVSYPIYHIDNIVKPISKGGHAKKVIFLSADAFGVLPPVSKLTPEQTKYHFLSGFTAKLAGTERGITEPTPTFSACFGAAFLTLHPTKYADVLVKRMESVGAEAYLVNTGWNGTGKRISIQDTRCIIDAILDGSIENAPTKKIPVFNLEAPTALPGVDPEILDPRNTYIDPLQWESKAKDLASRFIKNFEKYTDNEEGKLLVNAGPQLD
- the hslO gene encoding Hsp33 family molecular chaperone HslO yields the protein MTSNVLNRYLFENLSVRGELVQLDETYQQLTSGQTYPAPVKALLGELLVATTLLTATMKFEGSITIQLQGDGAVSLAVINGDHNQQVRGVARWEGEIPESATLHQLMGKGHLVITIEPEQGERYQGIVGLDGDNLAEVLEGYFEHSEQLKTKLWIHTSETHAAGMLLQVLPDGTGSPDDFEHLEQLTATISAEELFSLQANDLLYRLYHQEEIKLFQPQPVAFQCNCSRQRTGRAITTLPADEVNKLILQDGHITLHCDYCGTTYHFTEDDVNQLFAGQPDSDRTIH